Proteins from a genomic interval of Lysobacter arenosi:
- a CDS encoding transporter produces the protein MHSRRLATWLAAVTMLALPKAYAQDADELAKQLSNPIASLISVPLQFNYDDGIGPTDDGSKSYVNVQPVIPVSIGENWNMISRTIIPIVYQEDIFPGAGSQFGTGDVLQSLFFSPKALTASGWTWGVGPALLLPTASDDLLGSDKWGAGPTAVGLKQTASGWTYGALVNHIWSFAGDDDRSDISSTFLQPFLAKGLGQGRTLSLNLESTYDWKAEQWTVPINLGYSKVSKIGTQLVSYQGGVRYYVEAPDSGAEWGLRFTFTLLYPAK, from the coding sequence ATGCATTCTCGGCGACTCGCAACATGGCTCGCGGCCGTCACCATGCTGGCCTTACCGAAGGCATACGCCCAGGACGCGGATGAGTTAGCCAAGCAGCTTTCCAACCCGATCGCCAGCCTGATCAGTGTCCCTTTGCAGTTCAACTATGACGATGGCATCGGGCCAACCGATGACGGAAGCAAGAGCTACGTCAACGTGCAGCCGGTGATTCCAGTCTCGATTGGCGAGAACTGGAACATGATCTCGCGCACGATCATTCCGATCGTGTACCAGGAGGACATCTTCCCCGGAGCGGGCAGCCAGTTCGGCACGGGTGATGTTCTGCAGAGCCTCTTCTTCTCGCCAAAGGCATTGACGGCGTCTGGCTGGACATGGGGCGTGGGCCCCGCCTTGCTACTGCCAACGGCCAGCGATGATCTCCTGGGCTCAGACAAATGGGGCGCCGGGCCCACCGCCGTTGGGTTGAAACAGACTGCGTCGGGTTGGACGTATGGCGCGCTGGTGAACCACATCTGGTCGTTCGCGGGTGACGACGATCGTTCCGACATCAGCTCCACCTTCCTCCAGCCGTTCCTGGCGAAAGGACTTGGCCAGGGACGGACGCTGTCGCTCAACCTGGAGTCGACTTACGACTGGAAGGCCGAGCAATGGACGGTGCCTATCAACCTCGGATACTCCAAGGTCAGCAAAATCGGGACGCAACTGGTGAGCTACCAGGGCGGCGTCCGCTACTACGTCGAGGCGCCCGACAGCGGCGCCGAATGGGGGCTGCGCTTCACCTTCACCTTGCTTTACCCGGCGAAGTAA
- a CDS encoding DUF1214 domain-containing protein: MSRVDDRSAPLRTILLIAALVMITTPGCNRSDAPTAQSPKPSAAPAADAEQPTDQEIVDAWSYLYGRYLVLQQEDHDINVEKVGFNKIKYNPLGSAQFVNPNMDVAYLEAWIAVDKDHAVVLNVPKVTGRYYTAQLLDGWGEVIANINERTYPDHPNGKFALVLKGSNPPVPTDAVKIELPAAKAKLLARVELKDSPAQAKKLQEQFTLEVPEGIQIEPPLAISEFTPAKPIGVEIFDNVSGVLETYPDRMPKAPQYQALAEKIAAYLKANPQARDSVASIVNERAVPEFLQRIKGFGTQKGGWSVTYAAGKFGNDVAARDVINYGGLWANTADEALYFIGLTDSEMRPLDGSKTYEIRFPKGGMPDSQVNAFWSVTAYSVPDFRVVPNPLKRYNLNNISRLKANPDGTTSIWLAPKLPKGTDESNWLPTPDGKGYSLNFRMYGAKADVVNGKWFPPPIEAKAQ; encoded by the coding sequence ATGAGCCGCGTCGATGACCGTTCCGCTCCGTTGCGCACGATCCTGCTGATCGCGGCGCTCGTCATGATCACCACGCCCGGCTGCAACAGGTCCGACGCTCCCACCGCGCAGAGCCCAAAACCTTCCGCCGCCCCGGCCGCTGATGCCGAGCAGCCGACTGATCAGGAGATCGTTGACGCCTGGTCCTATTTGTACGGGCGCTACCTGGTGCTGCAGCAGGAAGACCACGACATCAACGTCGAGAAGGTCGGCTTCAACAAGATCAAGTACAACCCCCTCGGCTCGGCGCAGTTCGTCAATCCCAACATGGACGTCGCCTACCTAGAAGCCTGGATCGCGGTGGACAAGGACCACGCGGTGGTCCTCAACGTGCCGAAGGTGACTGGTCGCTACTACACGGCGCAGCTGCTCGATGGCTGGGGCGAGGTCATCGCCAATATCAACGAGCGCACCTATCCCGACCACCCCAACGGCAAGTTCGCGCTGGTGCTGAAGGGTTCCAACCCACCGGTGCCGACCGATGCGGTCAAGATCGAGTTGCCGGCCGCGAAGGCGAAGCTGCTTGCCAGAGTGGAACTCAAGGACAGCCCGGCCCAGGCCAAGAAGCTACAGGAGCAGTTCACGCTGGAGGTGCCGGAAGGCATCCAGATCGAACCCCCGCTGGCGATATCGGAGTTCACTCCCGCCAAACCGATCGGCGTCGAGATCTTCGACAATGTATCAGGCGTGCTGGAGACCTACCCCGACCGCATGCCCAAGGCCCCGCAGTACCAGGCCCTGGCCGAGAAGATCGCCGCCTACCTCAAGGCCAATCCGCAGGCGCGCGATAGCGTAGCCTCGATCGTGAACGAACGCGCCGTGCCGGAGTTCCTGCAGCGCATCAAGGGCTTCGGCACGCAAAAGGGCGGTTGGTCCGTGACCTACGCAGCCGGCAAGTTTGGCAACGACGTCGCCGCCCGCGATGTCATCAACTATGGCGGCCTGTGGGCCAACACCGCCGACGAAGCGCTGTACTTCATCGGGTTGACCGACAGCGAGATGCGCCCGCTCGATGGCAGCAAGACCTACGAGATCCGCTTCCCCAAGGGCGGCATGCCCGATTCTCAGGTCAATGCGTTCTGGTCGGTGACGGCCTACAGCGTGCCGGACTTCCGCGTCGTGCCCAACCCGCTCAAGCGCTACAACCTCAACAACATCTCGCGCCTAAAGGCCAACCCCGACGGCACCACGAGCATCTGGCTGGCGCCGAAGCTTCCCAAGGGCACCGACGAGAGCAACTGGCTGCCAACGCCCGACGGCAAGGGCTACTCGCTGAACTTCCGCATGTATGGCGCAAAGGCCGACGTGGTGAACGGCAAGTGGTTCCCACCGCCGATCGAGGCGAAAGCGCAGTAG
- a CDS encoding DUF1254 domain-containing protein, translating to MNVRLITIAILITLLIASCNVPETGAPTQANAPQTAAPAVPTAAPADDGSRFDTLANAAFVENRPTAETAKMLRDELLFQRATQTYLWAFPLINTLGMKVGSEKTFGAGYNVLPVWKKRLDAKTLVTTPNSDVIYAMSYLDLGKDGPMVFEAPAGLQGILLDFWQRPIPVDGGKFFGDVGMPGPDGGKGGKFLIVPPGYKGNVPSGYYVYRSGTNNVFVFLRSFYQDPNDLSGAVATMEGAKIYPLGAANPKPMEFPDASGKPANLLPISDATAFDELKKLLDSEGANLGDPDWLGMLAGIGIVKGQPFNPDANTRAILDKAAKTGYKMSRVIGFEEKVSGRDFRVYPDRRWVNPVADGTPENPGGPFDLASRRKAEGYTDIDTRVWFFTDYYSLSPGMLSQIPGKGAKYMIAFTDSKGVPLTGGKDYSLKLPANIPAANFWSVTLYEAENASGYASGRPFPSLGSRDKPKQNADGSTDVYFGPKSPVGNETNWMETVPGKGYFAILRLYSPTEPAISKSWKPGDIEPVR from the coding sequence ATGAATGTCCGGCTCATCACCATCGCCATCCTAATCACCTTACTGATCGCGTCCTGCAATGTGCCTGAAACCGGCGCGCCCACGCAGGCGAACGCGCCCCAGACGGCTGCGCCGGCGGTCCCTACTGCGGCGCCGGCCGACGACGGCAGCCGCTTCGACACATTGGCCAACGCCGCATTCGTCGAGAACCGACCGACGGCGGAGACGGCGAAGATGCTGCGTGACGAACTGCTGTTCCAGCGCGCCACGCAGACCTACCTGTGGGCCTTTCCGTTGATCAACACCCTCGGCATGAAGGTTGGCTCCGAGAAGACCTTCGGCGCCGGCTACAACGTCCTGCCCGTGTGGAAGAAGCGCCTTGATGCCAAGACGCTGGTCACCACACCGAACTCCGATGTCATCTATGCGATGAGCTACCTCGACCTTGGCAAGGACGGCCCGATGGTGTTCGAAGCACCGGCGGGACTGCAGGGCATCCTGCTGGACTTCTGGCAGCGCCCCATTCCGGTCGACGGCGGCAAGTTCTTCGGTGACGTCGGAATGCCCGGACCGGACGGGGGCAAGGGCGGAAAGTTCCTGATTGTGCCGCCGGGCTACAAGGGCAACGTGCCGTCGGGCTATTACGTGTACCGCTCGGGCACCAACAACGTATTCGTGTTCCTGCGCTCGTTCTATCAGGACCCGAATGACCTGTCGGGCGCGGTCGCTACCATGGAAGGCGCGAAGATCTATCCACTCGGCGCGGCCAATCCGAAGCCGATGGAGTTTCCGGATGCGTCGGGCAAACCGGCGAACCTGCTGCCGATCAGCGACGCCACCGCCTTCGACGAGCTGAAGAAGCTGCTTGACAGCGAGGGCGCCAACCTGGGTGACCCCGATTGGCTGGGCATGCTGGCAGGCATCGGCATCGTCAAAGGGCAGCCGTTTAATCCAGACGCCAATACGCGAGCCATCCTCGATAAAGCGGCGAAGACGGGCTACAAGATGAGTCGGGTGATCGGCTTCGAAGAGAAGGTCAGCGGGCGCGACTTCCGCGTCTACCCAGACCGACGCTGGGTCAATCCCGTGGCGGACGGAACGCCGGAAAACCCGGGAGGACCGTTCGACCTGGCCTCGCGCCGAAAGGCAGAGGGCTATACCGACATCGACACGCGCGTCTGGTTCTTCACAGACTACTACTCACTAAGTCCCGGCATGCTGTCGCAGATTCCAGGCAAGGGCGCGAAGTACATGATCGCCTTCACCGATAGCAAGGGCGTGCCTCTCACGGGCGGCAAGGATTACAGCCTGAAGTTGCCGGCCAACATTCCGGCGGCAAACTTCTGGTCGGTCACCCTGTACGAAGCCGAGAACGCGTCTGGCTACGCCAGCGGCCGCCCGTTCCCGTCGCTGGGTTCCCGCGACAAGCCCAAGCAGAACGCGGACGGAAGCACAGACGTCTACTTTGGACCGAAGTCGCCTGTCGGCAACGAGACGAACTGGATGGAAACCGTACCCGGCAAGGGCTACTTCGCGATTCTGCGGCTCTACTCGCCGACCGAACCGGCGATCAGCAAGAGCTGGAAGCCCGGCGATATTGAGCCGGTCCGGTAG